The Chryseobacterium sp. G0186 genome includes the window ATTTTAGCAATAGTCCCAGAGAAGCAGACACGATTCCTTTTCCCAAAGATGAAGTTACACCTCCTGTCACAAAGATGTACTTTGTATTCTTTTTACTCATTAGATTAGGTTTGTGCAAAGTTATGGGAAAAAGAAACACAAAGCAATCTTTTAAGTTTTGAAAATGGGAAAACATGCTTCAAACAATTATAAAACCTGATTAAATTTTTTATCTATATTTGGTATAAACAAATGACAAAAAGTAAAAACAACCATGATTTCGGTATATAAATTAAAGCCAAAATTCCAGCAGCTGCTCACTCCCGTTCTATTATTTTTAAATAGAAATAATATTACAGCCAATCAGATTACCATCAGTTCGGTTCTGTTATCTGTTATAATCGGGATCTTATTTTGGAATGCTGATGCTTCAAAATGGTTTTTTCTAAGTCTTCCCATCGGATTACTTTTGAGAATGGCCTTAAACGCACTGGATGGCATGATGGCCAGAAGATTCAACCAGACCAGTAAACTAGGAGAAGTCCTGAATGAGGTTGGTGATATTATTTCCGATGTCATTATCTTTTTTCCTTTACTTAAGTTTCAGCCTGAAAGCCTGTACCTCGTTGTAATTTTCATTGTTTTAAGTATCATTAATGAATTTGCAGGACTAATGGGAAAAATTGTCGGGAAAGAACGCAGATATGACGGACCAATGGGAAAAAGTGACCGGGCACTTCTGCTTGGATTATATGGTTTATTGATCTTTTTTGGCGTTACTATTACCCCCATTTCAAACTATATTTTTGGAATAATCATTATTCTTCTCCTGATCAGCACCTATACCCGACTTAAGAAATCCCTGAATGAAGCCTGAAGAAAATAAATTTGCAGACGTTCCTTTAAGAGTAAGAACATGGATTTACATCATTATTGTTTTTGCCCTAGGAATTTCGCATCCTCTTGCCATGACAGTATTTGTTTCATGGATCAGTTTGCAGTCTTTCTTTGAATTTTCAAGGATGTTTAAAGCTCACAAAAAACCTATTATCCCGTCAATATTCATCGGAGTTTCACAGTTTTTTTTATTGTATTTTTTTAATATTGAAAATTATTTTTTATATGGTTCCCTGTTAGGGATTGCTGTACTA containing:
- a CDS encoding CDP-alcohol phosphatidyltransferase family protein yields the protein MISVYKLKPKFQQLLTPVLLFLNRNNITANQITISSVLLSVIIGILFWNADASKWFFLSLPIGLLLRMALNALDGMMARRFNQTSKLGEVLNEVGDIISDVIIFFPLLKFQPESLYLVVIFIVLSIINEFAGLMGKIVGKERRYDGPMGKSDRALLLGLYGLLIFFGVTITPISNYIFGIIIILLLISTYTRLKKSLNEA